Part of the Molothrus aeneus isolate 106 chromosome 8, BPBGC_Maene_1.0, whole genome shotgun sequence genome is shown below.
ATTTAAAGGCAGAACCAATCTGTGAGGAGAGGCTTTTGACAGGGCCAACTCCTGTGAGAGAGCCGTGGGCCAGCTGCAGGCTCCATCCCTCTGGTGCCCTtcaagtgtttttttttcttcttcctttcagcTCTTTGAGAACTTCCACTTCGGGGAGGTGCAGCTGGACTCGGTGCGTCTCTCCCAGAGGTTCTCCTCGGACGCCTCTGGCTACTACGCCACATCTGGGCAGCTGTGCTTCTCTTGAGGAGGCCATGGTGGGTCTGCTCTGTGCATGATCCCTCAGTGAAAGGTTTTATAGGACATGAATCTTCAATGGGAACCTGGGAACTCCAAGCTGGGATGCCTCATGACTCCTCCAAAGTATGGGAACCATGGCATTTCCCTGCAGCTTTTCCCACTGCCCTCTTCTTCGTGgttgccttcctcctcctttccccaaaaCATCACAAAGTTGCCTCTTTGATGTCTGTGGATTGCTGGTTTTCCAAGAAAACTACTAGAACTGGGGCTTTTGGGGCATCACTGGTGTTTAAATATGGGGCTTTTTTTAGAAGAGGGAAGTTTGTTCttaaaataagtatttaaaaTCCAGGAGAGCTTCGCCAGAGCACGATTTAATGATATTGAGGTCAGGCATTGCTTGGATCTCCAGCAGTGTGCCTCTGTGATGTGGATctccaaataaattaattccctTCAAAAGCAAAGTGTTTATCTCCTGTTGCATTGATAGTTTCTGTAATTAAACTTCCAGCACAGCACATAACTATGGTAATAAGAAAGCACTGACGGTTAGAGCTCTTTCCAGTGACCGTTTCGGAGCGTGTCAAAAAACATATGCCTTGTAGGTGGTTTCTCCATTAAAAGCAGCACCAAGCTCTTTGATTCCATTGTGAATCCTTCAGAGATCTCAAgacaaagttgtttttttcctgtaaatctCCACATTTGGTAAAAATAGCAACACAGGATTTCGACTTGCCCTAGGATGAACGCTTTGGAAAATGGAAGGTGCTGGTGCTTGGGTGTTTTGTAACAAaacaggtgctgctgcccattCCTAGTTGCTTCCATGGATATGGAATCATGCTGTGGTAATGGTGGAGAGTGTCTCAGCCAGGGATAGGGGTGCTCCAGCAGAACCTAAGTGTCCTAGTGATCATTTCTAAGAGGTCTTCACCCCATTTCCTCCCTCCAGAGTGAGCTGGCTCTTAGGCTGTGCACAAACAGCAGTGGGAGTCATTCAGGAACTGggattgcttttccttttccttccagatATATTGCTGTTTATGTTTCCCAGACCAAATTGCCTGTCTGCTTTCAAGCCTGCCTGTCAGGCAATCCAATCATCTGTGCTTTTGCTGGGTGCCCTTGCTTGTACCCAGCCAGAGCCGTTGGGCTGTTTGTGTCCCTTTCCTTGGCGTCAGAACGCCTCTGTGCTCTCCAAAAGCCGCCTTCCAAACGGTTCCCTcggggagcagagcacagcatgCACTCACAGGGAGGTGCTGAGAGCACTTAACACCAGTTGCTGTCATCTTTCCGCCAGCCTGAAGAGGTACTTGGCAAATCTCTTTGGAACAGACCTGGGAGCTGCTCACGCAGCCACCAGGAAAGTGGAGGTGCACCTTGGGAAGCTTCTGCCTGATGAGTTTTTAACGACTCTCAATGAGAAGTTGAGGCAAGCACGGGGTTTTGACAATTGGAGCATACTCCTCCCCTTCCCGCTTGTGTAAACATGTTTTAGTGACAATTCTTTGGGAAGTTGGTTGAATTTTGTTGGTAAGCAGCTTATCCCACTGCTCTAGCCTGGCGCAGCAAAATTCATTTCACACCTCCTTCCCCAGGCAGAAGTAAGGATTCTGATCTTTTGCCTGACATCACTGGGGTTTGCTGGCAGTTTTCCTTCCCATCCAGAGCATCCTGGCAGGGAGAAGAGAAGCTGGATGTGTGCTGTGGCATCCCCAGCTGAAGCtgtgaaggagctgcagctggggtgAGTTGTCACTTGTTGCCTACCCTGATTTCCCCCCACTGAGATGAGGGGAAAATCCAAAAGCAAAACCTTGGGATAGGGGGGAATCTTCCCTGGGGCCCTGAAATGCTGTGGTAGGATGGCCAAGGAATGGGGACCACAGTGTGGGCATTGCAGGGAGAGGGGTTGGAGGATGGGagatggcagggacagggggctgTGGGATAGGAGTGGCaatgggactgggaatgcaGGATGGGGTGTGCAGGTTGGGGATGTGGAAGGAATGGGGGATGTGTGATGGATGCACGGTAagaatgagggatgtgggatgaCTGGTGCTGGATGGGGATGTGGCAGGGGATGCAGGATGGAGGATGTGAGATGGGCACCTGgcaggggccagggctgctggatgAAGGATGTAGGATGGGGGATGCAGGATGGAGATGTGGCAGAGATGCAGGATGAGAACATGGCAGGGACCAAGGGATGCAGGACATTGGATGTGGGATGGGGACTGGGTAGGGATCAAGGATGCAGGATGGGGGATACAGAAtggagatgggatggggatgggggatgCAGGCTGGGGACTGGGTAAAGACCAGGAATGAGGGGTGCAGGATGGGGGCGTGTGGAATGGAGACGGGATAAGGACTAGGAATGCAGGATAGAGGATGCGGGAAGGGGGTGTGTCAGGGGACGGAGGATGGGGGACGCGCAGGGGACCAGTAGTGCAGGACGAGAACTTCAGGATGGGGGTGTGGCAGGAGATGCGGGGCGCACCATGAGGGACGCGGGACGGGGACAGGCCAAGGACGAGGGTGCAGGATGGGGACGGAAGGGGGGGGCCGGTGCTGCGGCCGTGCCGGgccgtgccgagccgtgccgGCGGCTCCCCCGCCCCGGTGTCGGCGCGCAGgtgcggcgggcgcggcggaggccccgccccggccctcCCGCCGGTGCCGCCCGGTGCCGCCCCGCGGCCGCACTCGCCGGCGGCGCCTCCCCGTGCGCACCGCACCGCTCCGCACCGCGCCCGCTCCCCCCGGCGCTGCGGCAGCAtgcggggctgcggcgggcgccgcgccctgctggccctgctggccctgctcctgcccgccgccgccgccggccccgggcccgccgccggccccgccaccggccccgggcccgccgcGGCGGGGGAGAGCCCCGGCAATTTCATGGAGGACGAGCAGTGGCTCTCGTCCATCTCCCAGTACGGCGGCAGGATCAAGCACTGGAACCGCTTCCGAGACGTGAGTCCGCGCCGGCAGCGGGCGGGGGGGACGGGACGCGCTGCCGGGCACCGGGAGCCCCCTCCCCgcgctccccgcccgccgctGCGGCTGCCGCAGCGCGACCCTCCCCGGCCTCGGCCCCGCGGCGGGCGCCCGGCCGTGCTCGGCGGTGCCCGCATCCCGCCGCGGCCGTGGGCGGCTGCCGGCCCCGGTACCCGGGCGATGCTCCGCGGCCCCGGTACCCGGGGGATGCTCACCGGctccggcagcgccgccgcctcccTGCCCGACGCCAAAGCTGCGTGGCCAGGGCTTGATGCCAAAGCGACCCTCTCCGGTGACCGGGGGTGCTGTCCCCCGCACCCTCTGCCCGTGCCCCACATGGGGGTGCAGGCGGGGCCCGCCCGCCCGTGGCGGGGCTGCGCCGTGGCCTGAAACCCTCGGTGGCAGCGCAGGGCACGAGCATCCCCCGGGACTGCGCTCCCCGAGCCCTCCGGGTGTCTCCGGAGCCCCGCGCGGTGCCGCAGCCGGGGCCGGCGCTGCCTCGGCGGGGTGGTGACCCCTGGGGATGTGGGGGACGCCAGgcagggaggatgaggatgcaggcagtgctggaggagcgctggcacacctggcacaccgGGCTCGGGATCCTGTCACCCCTTGCTGTTCCACAGCCCTTGCGAGCAGCCTCGATGGCATTTAGCTGCAGCACTTAGTATTATGAGGcagttggggtttttcctgGGTTCGTTTTACACCTGCTCGTGTTCTCCGGGGTGGGGGACACGGTgctgcagccccatcctgggGAGACCcagggcacctgcagcagccGGGCGGGGAGGGGCACACCCCGAGCCAGCCCCTGTGGTCTTTGTTCAGATGCACACCCGGGTTCACCTTGGCAGCGAGgagtggatggatggatggatggatggatggatggatggatggatggatggatggatggatggatggatggatggatggatggatggatggatggatggcagCAAGGGAGATGTGCCCACCTCAAGGACAGGGGGCACCACCCGCGAAATAAACCATTTGGGGGGGCAGAGCACGAGTGAGGGCGCCAAGGTGTAAATTCCTCCCCTGGAgacccctgcccacagcacccccGCTGGCCAACGCCAGCACCGGGCACCTCGATGGCTGCGGTGCTCGAGGGGAGGGAGCCCTTGTGGACGTGCCCCCCTGGCACTGAGCATCCCGGGGGGTTCGGGGCCGAGGGGGGATGCCCATCCCCAGCACACGTGGGGCCCACCCTGCCGTGGCACGGCTGGCGGTTAGCTTGGATTAATAAGCAAATCCatggatttgtggggttttccgCCGAGCAGCGCCGGTGGGGGGATGCACGGGGAGGAGGCCGGCGGCCGCAGGGAGCTGCCGGGCGCCGCAGTGTTACCAATCACGGCACGGGAGCGCGGCTATCGATTGCGGTGCAAACCCCGCTGTGCTGGAGCGAGACATCCCCTCCGGAGCTGCCTCCCGTGCCGCTGcttcctgctgccatcccaaaGCCTGCCCGCCCTCCCCAGGGCggcggggctgctcctgccttagCGCAAAGCTCACCTCGAGCATCCCGTGGGGCGGGCGATGCTGCCTGCCGGGAGGGTTTGAGTCCCCGCTGCTCCCCCACACCCCCGGGATGCTTTCAGGGTCCTGTGGGAGCAGTTCTGCCTCCCCAGGCTGCGACATCCACCTTGGCCCACTCCTCCTGGGCTCACCATTGTGGCAGCACCGTGGGGATCCCCCGAGCTCCTCACTGGGCTCCCAAGGGCTTCCTCCGCCCGATGCCAtttccatccccattccctggcTTTCCAGCTGGCTGATGGGGGAAGGCTTTATCCTGTGTGGAGGCTCTCCAGGATTACAGGTCTAGAGCCAGAGATGGGGAGCACGTTGGTGTCGGTGCCAGTGATACCCAGAGCTGGTGGTGAGAGCTTTGGAAGGTCGGGGTGCCCcgctggcacagggtgcctgTCACTGTGGGTTGGGGCCgggagcagggctctgtgtgtcccaGAGCTGACGGTGGgcactctctttttcttttgtcgGTGCCGGCTGGGCCGTCTCGCTGCCGTGCCGccaggaggtggaggtgaggcTCGAGGGGCTACCGAGGGGGTGACACCCGCTCCTGGGGGGAGGCTGCTCCCCGTCCCTGCTCCCCGTCCCTGCCCTGCGGGGGTGCCCTGGGGTGTGCGCCGGTGGCCCCGAGCCGGCGGATGGCACGCCTGGCCCGGTGTCACCTTCCCCGCCACCTGCACTCACGCAGGCTCTCCCCGATTCGCAGGACGACTACATCAAGAGCTGGGAGGACAACCAGCCCGGGGATGAAGGTACCgctgggatgggtttgggatggagcaCAGTGGGCTCCGTGCCAGCCAGTATGGcaggaagggggggggggggtcgcACTCTCTCCTTGCACCCCCCGGGCTTTTCCCTTCCGCTCGGAGCGGTGCAGGGCTCGCTGCGagccgggaagcagcagctggtgccGGGGCGGCCGCCCAGCTGCGGCTGAATGGCGCTTTGTGCCGGGCCGGCTGGCGGCCAGCGCTGCCGGGCTCCCCCGGGCCGTCCCCCCGCCCCAGCgcctctctgtccccagccctggacacCACCAAGGACCCCTGCCAGAAGGTGAAGTGCAGCCGGCACAAGGTGTGCGTGGCGCAGGGCTACCAGCGCGCCATGTGCATCAGCCGCAAGAAGCTGGAGCACAGGTAGGAGCGGGgcaggagccgggcagggggaaagggagcccAGGCGGGCGCTCAGCACCTCTCCCCCCGTGCAGGATCAAGCCGCTGGGCCCCAAGGCGCACGGCGGCTGCAAGCCCTGCCACGCCGCCCCGCTGGCCGCCGTCTGCGGCTCCGACGGCCACACCTACAGCTCGGCGGTAAGGACGGGGCACGGCCGCGGGGACGGGGCCCCGGGTCCCCACCGTGTCCCCCCGCCGACGTGACGCTGCCGCCCCGCAGTgcaagctggagcagcaggcGTGCCTGGCCAGCAAGCAGCTGACGGTGCGGTGCGAGGGGCAGTGCCCCTGCCCGACCCCGCACAGCCCCGCCGGAGACACCAAACAAGGTGAGTGGAGTGCAGAGCGCCGGGGCAGCGTCCCCGAGCTCGGCCCGGCCTGACGCTGCCCCGCTGGACCCCCCAGAACTGTGCACCGGGCAGGACCTGGCCGACCTGGGTGACCGCCTGCGCGACTGGTTCCAGCTGCTGCGGGAGAACGCCAAGCAGAACGGCTCCGCGGGGCTCCCCGCCAGCCCCACCTCCGGTACCTGTCCCTGCCACacggggagggcaggggggctgcTGTCCCCGGGGGGACCGGGCAGCCACGGGCTCCATCCTGTCCCGCAGCGCTGGAGAGGAGCGTGGCAGCCGCCTGCAAGGAGGCGGTGGGGTGGATGTTCGCCCGGCTGGACACCAGCGGGGACCTGTTCCTGGAGGCGGCCGAGCTGGCCGCCATCAACCTGGACAAGTACGAGGTGTGCATCCGCGCCTTCTTCAACTCCTGCGACACCTCCAAGGACGGCCGCGTCTCCGCCCCCGAGTGGTGCTTCTGCTTCTGGAGGGAAAGTGCGTCAGGACGGGGGGACGTGGCGCCGAGGGGCCGGGGGATGGACACCACGGGGTCAGgtccatggggctgggggatcTGTGTCCTGGGGGATGCATGCCATGGATTGGGGAATCCCTGCTGCGGGATTGGGGTTGTACCTCGTGGGgttgtggggctggggatgtACATCATGCGGGGATGTATGTGGTGGGGTAATGGGCAATCcttgctgtgggtttggggtggctcTGGGATGTTTGCCTTAGGGGGAGAGATACACCACTGGATTTGGGAGGGCTGGAAACATGCAGGGATGCATGCTGTGGGTCGTGGGGAAGCACATCTGGGGTGAAGGGGGATGCACAGCATGGGCCTGGGGAGATGCACACTGTGGAGCTGGGGGATGTGCTCCATGGGGGATACACACTGTGGAGCTGGGGGATGTGCTCCATGGGGGATACACATTGTGGAGCTGAGGGATGTGCTCCATGGGGGATACACACTGTGGAGCTGGGGGATGTTATCTATGGGGGATACACAGTGTGGAGCTGGGGGATGTTATCCACGGGGGATACACACTGTGGAGCTGGGGGATGTTATCCATGGGGGATACACACTGTGGAGCTGGGGGATGTGTTCCATGGGGGATACACACTGTGGAGCTGGGGGATGTGTTCCATGGGGGATACACACTGTGGAGCTGGGGGATGTGTTCCATGGGGGATACACACTGTGGAGCTGGGGGATGTGTTCCATGGGGGATACACACTGTGGAGCTGGGGGATGTGTTCCATGGGGGATACACACTGTGGAGCTGGGGGATGTGCTCCATGGGGGATACACACTGTGGAGCTGGGGGATGTGCTCCATGGGCCAGGGTGGGTGCACACCATGGGGATGCACACCATGGGTAATGCACACTGTGGGGTCTGGGGGATTGCAGTCCATGGGGGGATGTGGAGTTCTGGGGGATGCACACCACAGGGATGAATGCTGAGGGTTTGGGGGCGCACACTGTGTGTGGGGTGAGGGGTTGCCTGCCCTAAGAGCAGCATGTGGCCTTGCTGCAGAGCCGCCCTGTctcagggagctggagaagatCCAGATCCAAGAAGCGACCAAAAAAAAGCTGGGTGAGTGGGGCAGCCCAGGGCCCttttccccagcagtgcccGCGCAGCCGGGccgggatgaggatgaggatgggggcTCGCCTGGGGGCTCTGGCACTGCACGtgtttgggggggtggggggccATGGCTTCCCTGCAGGCACCTTCATCCCCAGCTGCGATGAGGACGGCTACTACCGGCGGGCACAGTGCGAGCCGGGCGGCGGCGAGTGCTGGTGCGTGGACCAGCACGGGGCCGAGCTGACGGGAACCCGCGGGCACGGCAGCCCCGACTGCGGTGAGAGCTGCGGGCAGAGCCCGCCGGGGGACGGGGCTGCAGCGTGGGGCTGCCCCTGAGCCTCTGCCCCTCGCCCCTCCAGATGAAGCAACGGGGTTTTCGGGCGACTTCGGGAGCAGCGTGGGCtgggaggacgaggaggagaaggagccgGAGGAGGCGGGCGAGGAAGGCGAGGAAGAGGAGGGCGAAGCAGGCGAGGGCGACGACGGCGGCTACATCTGGTagaggagcaggagagcccGGTGGGCGGCACGGCCGGGAGGCAGCCCCCCAGCTGGGGGTCCCCGTGACCCCCCCTGCTGCCGGTGTGGCATGGGGTGGGTGCTCCCCGCTCCGGTCCCGTGTGGGACGGGGACACGGGGTGCTCCTCGCGGGGCGTGGGGGGGCCGCTCTTATGCGaatttgagcttttttttttttttttttttttttgggtagAGCCTTATAGGCCTAGTGTGCTGCTGCGTGGTCTTCAACCGGGCAAATGGCGCTaataaaagtgggaaaaaaaaaggaaaaaacaaaaaaaaaccaaccaacaaacccCCTTATAGATAAGCTGCCCCCCCCCTTCCTCCCCGCATCCCCCCTCATGTTGTGCTTGCGTGGCTGCCCCGGCCCCCGGCGTTGTGTAGCGGCTGTGAAATAAATACCCCGTGCTGTGTCAAACACTGGCCCGCCCGTTCCTGCCCCGGCACCCCCCgtgcctgccctgtgccctgtcctggggagggggtgctgtggggctgtgccccccCGCGAGCAGCGTGGGGAGCAGGTTGGGGTGGGGGTGCCCCCCTGTCAGTGCCCGGGTTTGGCTCCTGCGCTCTGCTGCCATGAAGCTGGAACGGgcctccctccccagggccatggtccctccccagctcctgacCCTCTCCATGACCCCAAACCTTCCCTTTCCACGGGCTCCAGAGCCATGGAATGGCTCAGAACTGCCCTTCCTCCCTATGCTTTACCCCAATCCCAAACAAGACCCCAACCCAATCCTACCCCTGACCCAGAACATCCCTTACAGGACCAACCTGCCCTCAGAGCCCACCCCACGCCCTGGTGAGGGCCTCCACCACCCCCAGCAGCCACTCAGCACACGGGACACCAGGGCCTCAACTCACAGCATTTATGGCcccagggagaaaataaaacaatcatACagaccccaaacctccccattTGGGGCTGTCCAAGGCACTGTGCCATATCCCCTGCCCCAGGGTGCCCGTGCCCCACCGGCTCTGTGCAGTGCAGGCGCTTGGGCCCTGCAGCACCGGGGCTGAAGAGGGGATGTCCCACCCCTGGCACCTCGGTCCCTGCCACAAGTCCCCCGGGAGGGGTTCAGAGCTTGCTGGGGGGTCCTGGccgctgctggagctgccaagTCGCCCTCACCCCCTCAGCCGCCCGGTTGAGGCCCGCGAAGGCGGCGGGGTCGCCGGTGCGGCGGTAGCACGCCACGAGCGGCTGCAGGACGCTGATGGGGATGCAGAAGTTGAGGTGGGGGTAGGTGGCCCCCGCACCGGTGTCCCGCGTGTTGCTGGCCACGATACCTGGCGGGGAGGGAGCGACACCACGTCAGGGGGCCCGGCCGGAGGACACCCGTGGGACACGCAcggggacagccctggctcaCCCATGAGGCACCCGCTGCGGGAGGAGACGAGGGGGCCGCCGCTGGAGCCGCCGTGCACGGCGCAGGTGGTTTGCAGCATGACGGGGCGCC
Proteins encoded:
- the SPOCK2 gene encoding testican-2, producing the protein MRGCGGRRALLALLALLLPAAAAGPGPAAGPATGPGPAAAGESPGNFMEDEQWLSSISQYGGRIKHWNRFRDEVEDDYIKSWEDNQPGDEALDTTKDPCQKVKCSRHKVCVAQGYQRAMCISRKKLEHRIKPLGPKAHGGCKPCHAAPLAAVCGSDGHTYSSACKLEQQACLASKQLTVRCEGQCPCPTPHSPAGDTKQELCTGQDLADLGDRLRDWFQLLRENAKQNGSAGLPASPTSALERSVAAACKEAVGWMFARLDTSGDLFLEAAELAAINLDKYEVCIRAFFNSCDTSKDGRVSAPEWCFCFWREKPPCLRELEKIQIQEATKKKLGTFIPSCDEDGYYRRAQCEPGGGECWCVDQHGAELTGTRGHGSPDCDEATGFSGDFGSSVGWEDEEEKEPEEAGEEGEEEEGEAGEGDDGGYIW